Proteins from a genomic interval of Drosophila melanogaster chromosome 2R:
- the CG10737 gene encoding uncharacterized protein, isoform Z — protein MDLADQIDDYICSFEGLGDLTMDSLAIFIFLWAVLALFSVWLIKLLYHKYLNKDKSASAANSRQTSVAPTSGSPTSVAGKTEKRLSEPRDLLATKSKVEGLDLSKPLAGASGGRGRSSASPLNTAGAAAGGPRRRVVRQSSTGPENRKKRYVPPPSNVVGPETSSVTWTSQVFRWLYSDLVIVNELLMSWVIAINDTLRKSVEEHGVAVEVVRVLPDSPAPGLNNIFCNCDENNPADMLITFDCDAMPVLQVKTFRQKSGKVETSHYKVTVSRFRARMAIPMNYNSLKGEMRVEGYPDVRIAMNSVGAIKAMDQDEQQLQTVISDILTTALRDTIYPVDFSIYSTCPRAEVEPLDLPVIYPVHYDSLAGNQYFQYYYNF, from the exons ATGGATCTAGCAGATCAAATCGATGACTATATCTGTTCGTTCGAGGGACTTGGTGACTTAACAATGGACTCCCTGGCCATCTTCATTTTCCTGTGGGCCGTTCTGGCCCTCTTCTCCGTGTGGCTAATCAAGCTGCTCTACCACAAGTATCTCAACAAGGACAAGTCGGCCAGTGCGGCCAACAGTCGCCAGACGAGCGTGGCCCCCACATCCGGATCACCCACGTCCGTCGCCGGCAAGACGGAGAAACGTCTCTCGGAGCCGCGCGATCTCCTGGCCACCAAGAGCAAGGTTGAAGGCTTGGACTTATCCAAGCCTCTGGCCGGCGCATCCGGTGGCCGAGGACGTTCATCAGCATCGCCATTGAATACCGCTGGTGCAGCTGCCGGCGGTCCACGTCGTCGGGTGGTGCGTCAGAGTTCCACTGGGCCAGAGAATCGCAAGAAGCGCTATGTCCCACCGCCATCGAATGTCGTGGGTCCAGAAACG AGCTCCGTCACCTGGACCAGCCAAGTGTTTCGCTGGCTTTATAGCGACCTGGTCATCGTCAACGAGCTGCTCATGTCCTGGGTAATCGCCATCAACGACACGCTGCGCAAGTCTGTGGAGGAG CATGGAGTGGCCGTTGAAGTGGTTCGAGTGCTACCCGACAGTCCTGCCCCCGGattgaataatatattttgtaattgcGATGAAAACAATCCCGCTGATATG CTCATCACCTTTGACTGCGATGCAATGCCGGTGTTGCAGGTGAAGACCTTCCGCCAAAAGTCGGGCAAGGTGGAGACCTCCCACTACAAGGTCACCGTGTCTAGGTTCCGCGCCCGTATGGCCATTCCCATGAACTACAACAGCCTCAAGGGTGAGATGCGAGTCGAGGGCTATCCGGAT GTTCGCATCGCGATGAACAGCGTGGGTGCCATCAAGGCAATGGATCAGGATGAACAGCAATTGCAGACGGTGATCAGCGACATCCTGACGACGGCTTTGCGCGACACCATCTATCCGGTGGACTTCTCCATTTACTCCACCTGTCCAAGGGCCGAAGTGGAGCCCCTGGACCTGCCCGTAATCTATCCCGTTCACTATGACTCGCTGGCG GGCAACCAA